From the genome of Arvicola amphibius chromosome 9, mArvAmp1.2, whole genome shotgun sequence:
GATTGACTCGAAACGACGAGAAAATGTCCCAAGGTAATGGAATTCTTCGCTGCCTTGATTCAGATGTTGGTTGCTtagttgtttacttttttaaaaataaaaatggttgaaCTGTACAGTTAAGTTCTGTGAGTCATTTTTATGTAGACTATATCTCAATGAAAAAGAATTTGGTGATAATTACAATGAGATACTATTTTTCAGCAGGCATTGATTGAAATGATTTTAGATAGGAAAAAACTCTTTGTAACACCTGTGATTCTTGTGGGAAATTATTCAGTTTGATGAACAAAAGTGTTTATTGTAGCATTAACTGTAAAAATTGAAACACAGTATTGTTTCTATAATTAGAGAAATAATTGGGTGAATAACAGCATGTCCCACGAGACCTCTACAAACAGCGATTGCTGAGATCTGTGTTCTTTGACCTGCAGAGATGCTCCATATTcccataagcaaaaataaatagcGTAGCTACATTTTGTTGTTTGAGTGAACAATTTTCTATTAAGCCATCTATATTTGTGTCTATGGGCCAAGGCAAGCGAGGAAAGAAGCAAACACAGTGTGCAGAAATGgtgggtgtggtggggggggcTTGAAGAAAGGCTACTCCTCAAATTCTCACCATtattaagggagaaaggaggcagagctgcTTTATGTCAGGGGCCTGGGAGACTTCGTAGACTGGAGGGGCCATGAAATAAATGAACtcaagcacagaaagaaaaaggaaagatgttCTAGAGCAACACGTGAACCCCAGGTCCTGGCTGTGCTGTGGTGGAAGGAAATGTGCGGGCtatgagaaggagggaggggcttgtgttgtttctaggttcttgtGAACTGGATTTTAGTGAGGATCTGTGTGAAATGGTCAAATCAGTACTGTTTTCTAAAGTTATTTAATGCActaatttttaagaaaactaaCACTTTTCTCTTAAAACTGGATCATCTGGGCCCAGCAGAATTCCTCTCTCAGGAAGAAGGAGGCAGTAAGAGATGATTCACAGCAGTTCATGTTGAAAGTCATGAGCCTGAACAGCTTGGGGTTGTGGTCCAATGAAGTCAAGCACAGAAGTCGAAGCAGTGGCTATGGAGTAGGAGAAAGACACAGGGGTGGAACACAGGACACATGCATGTGGACAGTCGCTCTCCTTACAAGCAGAGCCTTAAAGCAGAGTACTGACTCCCGGTTTCCAGACCCCAGGTCTGATGAGTCTACCCTCAGACGTGGCTCCCAGAGAGCTGTGCACCAGAGTAGTGCTGGCCTTAGTTCTCTGTAAGACTTAGTGTGTAGAATCTCTGTATAACAGAAGCAGGTCTCTAGCCTCCTTAGGAACATAATACGTGTATTTGGGGTGCACCGTCTCAGAACTAGAAAGGAAGAATTCCCCACAAACCTTTTCTCATGAAAGGGGAAATGGACTGGTCCAGGAGAGATTTGGGAACCGTTGAACGATTTGTCATAGggttctctttcattctctcaaATGATGTCTCCTGGACGATTCTATCCAGCACAGCTTCATCCAAGTTCTTTCCCATGAACTGCATGACTTTCTGGATTTCACGCTTTGGGTCCTGTCGGGGGAGGGTAGCATTGAGTTGGACTGGAATAGAGTTTAACATGATCCCATTTCCTCAGACATCCCTGTGAGAAACATCCCTCAAGCAGCTCCCCAGCCCCTGATCCTGAAGCCATAATTTACTTACCCTCTTCATATCTtcatagaagaggaagagaatctGGTATCTATCTCGAATTTCCCACCATCCTCTTACATGGTCAAACCAGGATCCCcaataaactgaaacaaacaagaaCGGCTCTCATGAACACGAACCTTCTGagagcaggattttttttctcttctacttaAAGGGCATCAGATGCTAGAAGCATGATGAAAAATCTTGTGTCTGATATAATCTCAGGACACTGAGCTGCTTTAATCCGATGTCACGTGCCTTGGGTCAGTCTTAGGGCTTTTGCCTTAAAGGGCAAATTAAAGTCCTCCGTGTTACTTATGCACAATTACCTGCACCTTATATGATTTCAGGGACACCCAGGAGGAGGGTAACTCTacaggccaggaacctggaaTAAAGGCTTTTGAAGTAGAACGGGGCTGCTTGCTGAGGGATGGGGTTCTTCAATGTGAAAGAAACCAGCCCCCTCTACGTGGTCCCTGTCAGTGGTGGCACTTGTCTAAGGAGGTGCATGACATCCTGGGGACTCAACTGTCATGAGTGTCTCTCGCCACTCAGCTCTACTGGATGAAGAATAAAGGAGCGTTTCTATTTACCTTTCCCACTGATGAAGGTTTCAAAATACTCGTCCCAGGTGCCTGGATCTGGGAGCACCTGGTTCATCCTGTAGAAGTGGTAGTAGGAAACCATGCAGTCTTTGGCGTTCCGAGCCACATAAAGGAActtaggagaggaagagaggaggttAGAGCGGCATAAATATGTGACGCTTTGAGTTCTCGCTCTAGCCAAGTCCTCTTGAGGACCGTGCAGCTCTTCTGCGCTGGCTGCACAACCTGGAGGGGCGTCCTTGCCGTTTATGCCGCAAtaatttgaagattatctatctattcatctatgcatctgtctgcctgcctatctatctatctatctatctatctatcctctctctctctttctctcctctctgcatgGTGCTTactgtttattcttatttattttttctttggtttgttgtaTATTTAATGAACGCACTCATTCAGAACTGAAGACATAGCTATTGCAGGTCCTTCTCCGGATCACAGAGCACAGTTCCTCCTGCTCACCTTTGCTACCCCTgctttctctgctccttcttctctccctgtgCTTAGGCTCTGTGCCAGTCCCCATGAAAATACTGAAGTCCATGTTGCTGAATCACCCAGGGCATCAAATACCCTGGCACAGCTCCATACTCAGGCTGCTTTCCTCAGTATTCTCCAAGGCCCCTTATACAGGGGTAGACTGGTTCACTAACGCTGTGACAGGAGGAAAGGGTGCAGCAAAATTGCCTGAGTAAAATCCTTGTGTTCTTGAGAACATCTAGAAGGGGAATTATTTCCTAAGATGTCACCTTCTCTAGCCCATTGTGGAAGAGaagcttttataaaataaaataattttatttactatctatttttctgtaactcggagacttctttttttcttgtttgatttcagTTGGACAGCTTAAAGGGGCATTCTTCAGTATTTTCATGATATCCAGTTTTAGTAATGCCAGAAATAGAATTTGCACCCCTCCTTCATCTTTACTGTCATGAGACAAGACCTTTGTTCATGGAAATCCCAACTTACTTCTGTCATCTAGAAGTTTGTTAGTCCTTAGTAAATAACACTTAATTTTCAGTTAGtttttatgtatgggtgttttacctacaCGCATGCAAGTGCAcaatgtgcatgcagtacccacagaaaccagaagagggtgtggaatcCCGGAGAACCAAAGGTTCATaatgtgagctgtcatatgggtctAGGAAGTGGAACTGGCTCCTCTacaagaagagccagtgctcttgaccactgagccatctctctagaccctttttgttcttcttttctttatcccAATCTATGAAAATTGTATTCTTCTCAGCAAATGTTACCTTATTGTGAGACCTCAACTCTACTCACTATAGGATTACTCTATCCTTGTTCATGCCCAGCCTGGTCCAGCATCCTCTATGTGGCAGGAACACACTAGACTAGACACTAGGGTACACGACACAGCCCTGGAAAAAGCAAAATAGGCATGGAGGCTTCTGAGGCTGCAGACAAGCATTCGCTCTGCGGCTCTACTTTGATTTACCGTTCTGAAcaatcctttcattttctctgttctgtctTGTCTCTGCCCCATTCGACGACACCTCCTCCAGGCTGTGGGTCatgttccccaccccaccccagcctgcTTCCCTGAAGAACAGAATATCTCTAGCAACTCAGTCTGGCCTCTGTCTTCACCGTGTTTGAAACCATCCAGGGAAACACTCTGCTGGATCTATCTTCGTGTTTGACTTTCCCGCTGTGTGTTAGCACTCAGAGGTAGTGCAAAGATAGTGCAAAGAAAGGTATTCTCACCCAGCTTCTGGAAGCATAGTTCTCTGGGCTTCCTGCCGCAGTACCCCAGGCAATTGATGCTGTCTTACCTTACAGTTACTTGTCCAGAAAGACGGTGGCAGCAGCTGAGTGGAAAGATGGGTCTTTAGTATCCTTGGGGATGGCATCTCATTGGCTTTATCCACACCTTTAACAGATTTCAGGAGATGACTGGACAGGTCGGTCGGCACATGGGAACTTCCCCTCCAGGTGATGCTCACCTTACGCATCATCCACACATGAATcgtcttactttttgttttggggggacccTTAGAGGTATTGCTGGTATGTTTTTTGTATTGGTAGACTTACATAACTTGAGAGCTGGATATGAGGTTTGAATGAATTTACTTTGTCAGTTTATAGAATATAAGATGGAGTCTTAGATAAGCATGTCCTACTAAGAAAATCCAAACCAGACTGGTCCTCAGGCCATTTCCACCTGAATCTGGCTTTCTCTCAAATGAAGGTCACTATGAGCCCCCAGCAGGAACTTACATGTGGATCTCTAAGCCACAGAATAACAGATTCCCTGGGTGCCCAAATTCCAGGAGAACGGCCAACCACAGGATATCAGAGAGCCCCTCCCAGTGTGGACCACTCATCTGTGCATTGTGCACAGCCTCaagcacatgtacccacacacatgatGAGAGCTGCACATTCCTACCCTGGAGTCCTGCTCCCCTGCTATCTAAGGACCTGAGACAGCCTGACTACGGGAAACCTTCCACGTCCCCCATGCAGTATAAGAAGGGACCCCTCCCCTCATTCTGTCACATTACCTAGATTCTTATCAGAGTCCTTCCATGCTGCTGTCTGCCCTTATGCCCATGgcattaaaaattcttttgaCAAGCCTTTCATCTCAAATGAAACTCTTCTTCATGTTCTCTTAAGCCCCAAACCTGAGAACATTTTATGGGAATCTCAAGGAGTTTGGTCTGTCACTTTGAGGGCAATGAGCCTGAAGCTGAGACCAGACAAGTTTGTCCTACTGAGACAGAGCCAGTCAGGACCAGAGAGCAGGTCCTTCTCATTCTCCTCCCAGCCAGAGTCAAACTGTGCTGTGACCTTTCATCTGTGAGACAAAAACATGCTTGCTGACACATGATTTATGATTTTTGCACTTCTATACACAACCCTTGTAATGACTGACTCTGTGAAACCCTTGAGTTAAACTGAGGtgagggaaaataaaatgcagactCTCTAATGGGGTTTCCTTTCATGGTGGAGTCGGGTGTTTGTAGACTCTCCCTAACGGGGTTTCCTTCCATAGAGAAGTTGGGTGTCTGCACCTTCCTGTTGTCTCCAGTTGCACATGATCAGAGCAAGAGTGTGATCAGAAATAAGGCAGAACTTCACCTTTACATACGTCTCTCTTCCTTGCTGATTCACACTGGTGGgaataaagacaagaaaagagaTGGATCTGGGCACGAGGACGCGTGCCTTTAACTCTGCACTCAGGCGAAAGATGcaaacagacctctgtgagttcgaggccagcctggtctacatagtgagttccaggatagtcaggactatGTTtagagatcctctctcaaaaaaggggaggggggagatgaggaagaggaggaggaagaagatgaagaggagcaTTGAAAGACAAGGCAAGGAAAGTGACAGAATGGGGAAGGAACACACAGGGAGTCAGGGGCTCTTACCTAATGGCTGGGGTGGCCGTGCCCACTCAATAAAAGGGTGCCGATGTTCAATGACGTCTCGCTGACACTTCTCTACATCCCCGTTCTGCTCAATCATGTCCACGATCTCTTGAATCCATGTTGTCCCTGAGGAGACAGGGATGTCTCCTAAACATCCTAAACCCATCATTCTTTCTCCAAGCATCCTGAAGAAGCGGTGTGGAGCCAGGTGGATCCTGTTAGCTCTGACAGGAAGACTTTGGGTCTCCACAGAGAGTAGAACAGCAGAGACAACGCTCACCTCTTCCCAGAACAGTGAATGGCAGAGGAGAGTGAGCTTCAGAAAACCCAGGGCTACAGGCATCTGAGATGGACTTTACCATGGGACAAAGGGGACAGGTTTGCCATTGCAGGGAGTTCTAACTAGGTGAGGCGTTCGGATGGCTCAGAGACTGAGACTGAAGCTGTCACCCCGAGTTACCTGATTTAGGATAAGTACAAATGAGGAGGTCATCTGGCTTGGCCCTGAAGGCCTGAATCTGGTTCCAGTTGTCCACAGTCGCAGCTCCCAGGGGGATCCCTGCTATCTCTTTCCATTTTGCTTGTGTCCTCAATTCTGGGGTCAAGGCCATCGTGGCAGGTCCAGGGCCTGTGAGAAAAgagaatggaatttttaaaatgctgtgagAAGCATACACAACACGAAGAGCACTCTTAGCTCTAAGTGCACGGCTCTGTGGCGTTAGTGATTTTCCCACCATTGCACGTCCATCATCACCCTCCATCTCCAGACAACTTTTCCCTTCCTAGATGGAAACTAGGGGCGCCTTAGTGCTAAATCCCCGGTCCCTGGCAACCAgcatttccctttctgtctcctcgAACTCTAGATGCTTTAGATAAGCAAATCAGATAGATAGGCGTTGTAATGATCTTACTGAGTGTGTCTTATCCTGCAGATATCAAAGAGAGCTGGTCTGCACTGCACTTAGTGATGTTTGGAGCATTGCCTTGCAATTGGAGGTAAGGCCTTGCAACCCTTCAGGCAGCAGAGACCACCAGCGCTGCAGCAGCTTTGTGGACTGGACAGGTAGAGCTGAGGGGCCGGGTGAGGCTCTGAAACTGTGGGAACAGCCAGGTGAGGCCTGAGGTATAGTTCAGTAATAGAGGTTTGCCCAGTGTGCACCATTCCCAGTGTGGAAAATTTGGAGCAGGGGAGGGATTCCTGAATGTTGATTTTAGAATGATATAAAAGCCACAGGCACTCAGCAG
Proteins encoded in this window:
- the LOC119822416 gene encoding sulfotransferase 1C2-like isoform X1 — translated: MALTPELRTQAKWKEIAGIPLGAATVDNWNQIQAFRAKPDDLLICTYPKSGTTWIQEIVDMIEQNGDVEKCQRDVIEHRHPFIEWARPPHPDYPGTHYVDQAGLELTEVSNEMPSPRILKTHLSTQLLPPSFWTSNCKFLYVARNAKDCMVSYYHFYRMNQVLPDPGTWDEYFETFISGKVYWGSWFDHVRGWWEIRDRYQILFLFYEDMKRDPKREIQKVMQFMGKNLDEAVLDRIVQETSFERMKENPMTNRSTVPKSLLDQSISPFMRKGTVGDWKNHFTVAQNEKFDEIYRQKMKGTSINFCMEL
- the LOC119822416 gene encoding sulfotransferase 1C2-like isoform X2, with protein sequence MALTPELRTQAKWKEIAGIPLGAATVDNWNQIQAFRAKPDDLLICTYPKSGTTWIQEIVDMIEQNGDVEKCQRDVIEHRHPFIEWARPPQPLGVDKANEMPSPRILKTHLSTQLLPPSFWTSNCKFLYVARNAKDCMVSYYHFYRMNQVLPDPGTWDEYFETFISGKVYWGSWFDHVRGWWEIRDRYQILFLFYEDMKRDPKREIQKVMQFMGKNLDEAVLDRIVQETSFERMKENPMTNRSTVPKSLLDQSISPFMRKGTVGDWKNHFTVAQNEKFDEIYRQKMKGTSINFCMEL